A window from Salvia miltiorrhiza cultivar Shanhuang (shh) chromosome 2, IMPLAD_Smil_shh, whole genome shotgun sequence encodes these proteins:
- the LOC131008351 gene encoding uncharacterized protein LOC131008351 yields MVRGSIEQHYGSLRNYIAELRRVDGEGHYELILEADTVFKALYMGLSALRKGFKKSCRPVIGIDGCFLKTYLGGHLLCATGKDGNNGMFPIAWAVVEAKNEGCWTWFLKCLLEDLDIGDGSGWTFISDQQKGSANVVAALAPKAEHWNCARHVYMNWKKEHKGQTLKNMFFRAVYATHEAEFKVAVLELKQESAAAHEDFMSRDINKFCKAFISSQPKSDSVDNNISECFNGYILNARGKHVIHMLEEIRSSLMVRQVQKFKAMSSVTNKLTPNVSKLLERNVMASAYCMALPAMHDTFQVHYEGDTFVVHVKTSINGQNTCSCREWDISGIPCKHACAAIRYMDRHPADFVSNYFTVATYLSGCEFGIKPIVGNKMWPEVEGAVVKPPPKTRMPGRPKKKRVRAPQEKDGRMTKHGLAIKCSNCKQTGHNKRKCTDAAIENPNPNKRKRGRPSKDGARPKGSKEKQGDNPSEDEKKSGSTQYKGRGAALKGIGVYVNEATGNTFYHGSSSSKKVMLFQKFKKPRISKNKESGNTSTAHNSVVTGVTTTQESRNEEASTQEL; encoded by the exons ATGGTGAGAGGTTCCATAGAGCAACATTATGGTTCTTTGAGAAATTATATTGCGGAATTGAGAAGGGTTGATGGTGAGGGGCACTATGAGCTTATTCTTGAAGCAGATACTGTATTCAAAGCACTATATATGGGTTTGAGTGCCTTGAGAAAAGGATTCAAGAAGAGTTGCCGGCCTGTCATAGGCATAGATGGATGTTTTTTGAAAACATACCTCGGCGGTCATCTCCTTTGTGCAACAGGCAAGGATGGAAACAATGGTATGTTTCCAATTGCCTGGGCCGTAGTTGAGGCTAAGAATGAAGGTTGCTGGACTTGGTTTTTGAAGTGTCTTCTTGAGGATTTAGATATTGGAGATGGCAGTGGGTGGACCTTCATTAGTGATCAACAGAAG GGATCGGCAAATGTCGTTGCTGCTTTGGCTCCAAAAGCTGAGCACTGGAACTGCGCCCGACATGTATACATGAATTGGAAGAAGGAACACAAAGGGCAGACACTGAAGAATATGTTCTTCAGGGCTGTGTATGCAACGCATGAAGCGGAGTTCAAAGTAGCAGTTCTTGAGTTGAAGCAAGAGAGTGCCGCGGCGCATGAAGATTTCATGTCAAGGGACATCAACAAATTCTGTAAGGCATTCATATCCAGTCAACCTAAAAGTGATAGTGTCGATAACAACATAAGTGAATGTTTCAATGGGTACATATTAAATGCTAGGGGGAAGCATGTAATTCATATGTTAGAGGAAATCCGTTCATCTTTGATGGTTAGACAGGTTCAAAAATTCAAAGCCATGTCATCTGTTACCAATAAACTTACTCCGAATGTGTCAAAACTATTGGAGAGAAATGTGATGGCTAGTGCATACTGCATGGCACTTCCAGCCATGCATGATACTTTCCAAGTCCATTATGAAGGTGACACCTTTGTTGTGCATGTGAAAACAAGCATAAATGGGCAAAACACGTGTTCATGCCGAGAGTGGGATATAAGTGGTATCCCTTGCAAGCATGCTTGCGCTGCCATCAGATACATGGACCGTCATCCCGCTGATTTTGTTTCTAATTACTTCACTGTGGCTACCTATCTTTCGGGGTGTGAATTTGGTATTAAACCCATTGTTGGGAACAAGATGTGGCCTGAAGTCGAGGGTGCCGTTGTTAAACCACCACCAAAAACAAGAATGCCTGGACGTCCCAAGAAGAAAAGGGTTCGGGCACCTCAAGAGAAGGATGGAAGGATGACCAAACATGGACTAGCAATCAAGTGTAGCAACTGCAAGCAGACAGGGCATAACAAAAGGAAATGTACTGATGCAGCCATCGAAAACCCCAACCCTAACAAG CGGAAGAGAGGAAGGCCTTCCAAAGATGGTGCACGTCCAAAAGGAAGCAAAGAAAAGCAAGGAGACAACCCAAGTGAAG ACGAAAAAAAAAGTGGATCAACTCAATACAAGGGTAGAGGGGCAGCTCTTAAAGGGATTGGTGTTTACGTCAACGAGGCCACTGGAAATACCTTCTACCAT GGTTCGAGCTCATCAAAGAAAGTGATGTTGTTTCAAAAGTTCAAGAAACCAAGAATTTCCAAGAACAAAGAAAGTGGGAATACCTCGACTGCCCATAATAGTGTTGTCACTGGAGTTACAACAACACAAGAAAGTAGGAATGAAGAAGCCTCAACCCAAGAACTGTGA
- the LOC131012138 gene encoding uncharacterized protein LOC131012138 translates to MVKSSEFGLHICHGGRFINKEVKQHYMGGEFLTKIGLDPDRFGYFDLVDYVKEIGYMSWENLYYRIPTTQRHIVIVDDSCVMNMLTAMGKNLIITVCVEGGVKATKVTDHKQQPKKMVTVKGNDVEATDCDVEGNLGDAEGSESDCDGEPSDGDGEGSQTEGYGSERQCGVEGQSEGLQDKGRNDIDEESNIPRDVDDWGPLDNATFSEIEDVINMDCWGDSSEEEYQPSESDLSEVSLADLDYISDEENIELRKKLKKVDSVFNLLNENDGFEADVEHTYVSDYENETHEFVSEESDSDFEPRLRKKRLVYDPKCDHNKLEIVIGMHFQDGFQCREALTTWAIENGRYIWFRAVSKKKLLAKCTPPCPWKVFASALHGNGNFFIKSYAGDHNCTKAMSNKLLSSQWVAKRYLNVYRVRYNLGVKDLGADILERFKVRVPKDRLYKARRLA, encoded by the exons ATGGTGAAAAG TTCTGAATTTGGTTTGCACATATGCCATGGTGGTCGCTTCATAAACAAAGAAGTCAAGCAACACTATATGGGAGGGGAGTTTCTGACCAAAATAGGGTTAGACCCTGATCGTTTTGGTTATTTTGATCTCGTTGATTATGTCAAAGAAATAGGGTATATGTCGTGGGAAAACCTTTATTATCGAATCCCTACCACTCAAAGACATATAGTAATCGTAGATGATAGTTGTGTCATGAATATGTTAACAGCAATGGGTAAGAATTTGATAATTACAGTCTGTGTTGAGGGTGGGGTTAAAGCTACAAAAGTTACAGATCACAAACAACAGCCAAAGAAAATGGTGACTGTTAAGGGTAATGATGTTGAGGCTACTGATTGTGATGTTGAGGGAAACTTGGGCGATGCTGAGGGTAGTGAGAGTGACTGTGATGGTGAGCCAAGTGATGGTGATGGTGAGGGTAGTCAGACTGAGGGTTATGGCAGTGAGAGGCAATGTGGGGTTGAGGGTCAATCTGAGGGTTTGCAAGACAAGGGTAGGAATGACATAGATGAGGAATCTAATATTCCTCGAGATGTAGATGACTGGGGACCTTTAGACAATGCAACATTCTCTGAAATTGAAGATGTAATAAACATGGATTGTTGGGGTGACAGTAGTGAGGAAGAATACCAACCTAGTGAAAGTGATTTGTCAGAAGTTAGTCTTGCTGATTTAGACTACATTTCTGATGAAGAAAATATTGAATTAaggaagaaattaaaaaaagttgATAGTGTTTTTAATTTGCTGAATGAGAATGATGGGTTTGAAGCCGATGTAGAGCACACCTATGTATCTGATTATGAAAATGAAACCCATGAATTTGTGTCTGAGGAGAGTGATTCTGATTTTGAACCACGATTGAGAAAAAAAAGACTCGTGTATGATCCGAAGTGTGACCATAACAAACTTGAAATTGTCATAGGTATGCACTTTCAGGATGGTTTTCAGTGTAGAGAGGCTTTAACCACTTGGGCAATTGAAAATGGTAGGTACATTTGGTTTAGGGCTGTTTCTAAGAAGAAACTTTTAGCAAAGTGTACTCCTCCTTGCCCTTGGAAAGTGTTTGCAAGTGCTCTGCATGGTAATGGTAACTTCTTTATAAAAAGTTATGCAGGTGACCATAACTGTACTAAGGCAATGAGTAATAAATTATTAAGCTCACAATGGGTTGCAAAACGTTACCTCAATGTCTATAGAGTCAGGTACAATTTAGGGGTGAAAGATCTTGGGGCAGATATTCTAGAGAGGTTCAAGGTGAGAGTACCCAAAGATAGGCTTTACAAGGCTAGAAGACTTGCATAA